The following proteins come from a genomic window of Cherax quadricarinatus isolate ZL_2023a chromosome 39, ASM3850222v1, whole genome shotgun sequence:
- the LOC128696319 gene encoding rho-associated protein kinase 1-like, with product MNLKIIIICCILLTCVLPVAETGKRRHQGRSQGHRRSDVLVEGKDQSPRARADLQHTDYYGLLEAEIMRRQADGPDVEVTREDLPEGGHPRYDGAEGGHPQHDGAEGGHPRQHDAEDFAHPRQHGAKVNHGALKDQLYNLQVLLEESRRQERQSKEEYKDMESISQECSHAVPEAALLLQQEHRKTEELRALADAKALELKTLQETHESLKREHGKANARVKKWDRKTSNLVKARNEVEYNHNNLQEQHERQLKAYQELLQSHKKESKQKKELKEKYKKLLRRNRNIVEHSDKHRSLNNELEEKIKDLEKKLNEKHSQFEALHGDYNELKNEHQNVKRIAEERKKENFKLAEPRNQAMYRFDVLLKEHKKERKVHDKASRKHETLSHSNDLMEHNLENLQKMLDEKDREEKEYLAVLKSKKEKYNELDKTRANHHMRERQWLRAVTKFKEEANGLYNQLKRYRSLTEERERELHNHYNTLADKDEKIGSLTKELEAVRLSVADSQQDHSQCQRDSTSMITVSLHPTDSCTGVFQCVNRCVPVGTNVLQCVWKVVS from the exons atgaatttaaaaattattataatttgttGTATTTTACTAACATGTGTCCTGCCAGTCGCTGAGACTGGTAAGAGACGCCATCAAGGACGGTCTCAGGGCCACAGACGTAGTGACGTCCTTGTTGAAGGCAAGGACCAGAGCCCAAGAGCTCGAGCTGACCTCCAGCACACGGACTATTATGGCCTCCTGGAGGCTGAGATAATGAGACGTCAGGCAGACGGTCCTGACGTTGAAGTAACTCGTGAAGACCTTCCTGAAGGAGGTCACCCGCGATATGACGGTGCTGAAGGAGGTCACCCGCAACATGACGGTGCTGAAGGAGGTCACCCGCGACAGCACGATGCCGAGGACTTCGCTCACCCTCGACAGCACGGTGCTAAGGTCAATCACGGCGCCCTCAAGGATCAACTGTACAACTTGCAGGTCCTCCTTGAAGAGTCCCGGCGCCAGGAACGTCAGTCTAAAGAGGAATACAAGGATATGGAGAGTATCTCTCAGGAGTGTTCTCATGCAGTACCCGAGGCTGCTCTGCTCTTGCAACAGGAACACAGGAAGACTGAGGAGCTGAGAGCTCTAGCTGATGCTAAAGCTCTTGAGCTGAAAACTCTCCAAGAAACCCATGAGAGCCTCAAACGCGAGCATGGCAAAGCGAATGCTCGAGTGAAGAAATGGGACCGAAAAACCTCTAATTTGGTAAAGGCTCGTAACGAAGTTGAATACAATCATAATAACTTACAAGAACAGCATGAACGGCAGCTGAAAGCTTATCAAGAGCTCCTTCAGTCGCACAAAAAGGAAAGTAAACAGAAGAAGGAACTTAAAGAAAAGTACAAAAAACTTCTCCGTCGAAACAGAAACATTGTCGAACACAGTGACAAACACCGAAGTTTAAACAATGAACTGGAGGAAAAAATTAAAGATTTAGAAAAGAAATTAAACGAGAAACACAGTCAGTTTGAGGCGCTCCACGGTGATTATAATGAACTTAAAAACGAACATCAAAATGTTAAGCGAAtcgcagaagaaagaaagaaggaaaattTCAAACTGGCTGAGCCTCGCAATCAAGCTATGTACAGATTTGACGTCCTTCTCAAGGAACACAAGAAGGAGCGTAAGGTGCACGACAAGGCTTCACGTAAACACGAAACACTCAGTCATAGTAACGATCTAATGGAGCATAATCTGGAGAACCTACAGAAAATGTTAGATGAGAAAGATCGCGAGGAGAAGGAGTATCTAGCAGTACTCAAGAGCAAGAAAGAAAAGTATAACGAACTAGACAAAACTCGCGCTAATCATCACATGCGGGAACGTCAGTGGCTTCGAGCAGTCACTAAGTTCAAGGAAGAAGCAAATGGTCTGTATAATCAGCTGAAGCGTTACCGGTCGCtaacggaggagagagagagagaacttcacAATCACTATAATACACTCGCAGACAAAGATGAGAAGATTGGGTCCTTAACCAAAGAACTGGAAGCCGTGAGACTGTCAGTAGCTGACAGTCAGCAAGATCATAGCCAGTGTCAGCGGGA CTCCACATCAATGATTACCGTAAGTCTTCACCCCACTGACTCTTGTACCGGCGTGTTCCAGTGTGTGAACCGTTGTGTTCCAGTGGGGACCAatgtgcttcagtgtgtgtggAAGGTTGTGTCCTAG